DNA sequence from the Lachancea thermotolerans CBS 6340 chromosome H complete sequence genome:
TGAACTGTGGGTGCGTCTGGTACATACGATCCATTCTGTCGTATAAGTTCTGAACACCCTGCGATGTCTTTGGGAcgaaaaactcaaaggaGAAGGTCGCCTTTGATGTCCCGTTGGCCTCACGGtttttctgcagcttctcagATACTCTCATGGTGCTTATGTCTACGCTTTATGGGAGGAACTTGCCTGAAATCCGTGGCCGTTGTATGCTCTGAACTCCGAGACGAAATTATCGGAATTCCTTCTGTTTGGGATCTGaaaaaactcttcaaagttctcaGTTCTCGCTCGACTGTAGCCCTTAAGTATGCTCAAGCTTGCTAGATCTTAAACAGAACTCAACCTCGACCACCACAGTGCTCTTTGTATTGTCCTTCGATGTGCGTCGTTTAAATATACCCCATGTGAATGTGGCAGATAAGTATTTTAAAAATCTCGATGGCATTTGAGCAGCGGTGTTATACAACACCGAGAAGCCACTGCTGCGAACAGGGAAGCGATCTTAACAGAGAAAAGAGTGCAAAAAGCGACTGAATTAGTGTACCGAAAAGCGGTTCTGACTGGGCGAGCAGAAGAGCGAATTGTGCACACTAGAGCAGTTGTATTAGTGGAAAACACAAGTCTCAAATTCCAACTTTCACAATCACCTTCTCACGTGACTATCACAGAGTGGTTTCGGCATCACAGTACCACGGGAAACCGACTAACTTCAATGAATCACCGCTTTGGGCTCGCGTCTAGGGCCAACAAGGTGTAGCGCCGAACTAGACCGGCGTTTGTGAGTGTGAGAAACATCGACGTCGTGGTCGGTTTTTGTACTAGAATTCGCACGGAGATCCTACCCAAGCTGAACTAAATCCGCAGCCATACATGGCCCACCTATGGCCAGGTACAGGTGCCAAAGCCACTGTTCTTTGACCTCCGAGCGCGCTTAGCGTCGTTTGTACGCATCGCATGCAAATAACCGGGCCGTCGGATTTTTTAAGCAGCGGCAACTGagcgctttcaaaaatggcaTGGGCCATacggcggcgcgcgcgcatGTCTTCACAGGCTCAGTAGCGTCAGGTTCGACTTGGTGGGGTGAAACGTATTATGTATTTTGAACAGAAGGAGTAGGACCGTCGAGGAGGCCGGGGCGGTTCAGGTGTAAGGGCCCACGTAGCAAACGCTCTTTCTGAAGCTAGCTGTAGTTATAGCATGGACTATCGTAACGTTCTGCGAACAGGCGTAGAATGAATCCTCCGCAGCGTAGTCAGTGCGGCATGTTTCCTCTCTGTGCTTATGAACATGTCGATTTAACAATAATTAAGATGAGGTTTCAGTTAGCATCTCGAACAACTATCAATGAAATGTTGCAGAAATGAGTGGTACAGAAGCAGAGTCAGCTGCTAGGAAGAGAGTTCGAGAGCGCTGGTGCCAAGTTGAATACAATACCAAGCGAGAAGAGCAAGCCGATGAAGTTGTGCCGAAGAGGGCAAAAATAGGCGGTACTCCAGAAGTGATAGACCTTACGAGTGATCAAGAGGACACCACGTCATGGGAAGCTTCTGAAACAGACATCCCGGTTCTAGGGGAGGCCCCAACTAATGGGGAATCTTCATCGGGCGCCACACGCGAGCATGGCAGAGTAAACTACCCTTTCAAACTTGTGCGCTCAGAGTTCTACGATGAGGGCCATGTGTCAGAACATTTCATAACCCTACAAGAGATATTCTCAGAAAGCAAACTAACCAGGGCGTGGCTTTTTAGCTTTCAATATGAACTGGATTTCATTTTGCCCATGTTCAATGAATCTACTCAGATCACCATCATCGCCCAGAAAGGCACAATCTTGCCTCCAACGCGCATAAGCTCAAAAACCTCGAAAATCTTGTCCAAGATGAAAACAATAGAGCTTCAAATGCCTCCGTTTGCCTGCCACCACTCTAAGATGATAGTCAATGAGTACCGCGATGGGAGTTGTTGCATTTACATTCCTTCTAACAATTTTACACATGCAGAAACCAACCTGCCCCAACAGATAGTTTGGTGCAGTCCTCGTTTGCGTCGGTGTAGCGAAGCTGTAAAAGAATCAGAGTTTAGAAAAAGCCTCGTAAAATACCTGAACGCCTACCCAGTGTCGCTAAAGCCCTTAATAGAATTTCTTGGCACCCTCGATTTCACGTCCCTCGACCAACTGGGCGTGGAATTTATATTTTCGTGCCCTAAACCATTTGAGAGTATTCTGTCAGGCATTCCCTTGCTTCACAAGGCTCTCTCCAGTCGGCAGCATGCTGCGGGTGGGAACACCGGCCGGGAAAGACACCGCTACCTAAGCCAAGTTTCCACAATAGGCGCGCCGTTGAAAACTGGCTTGGAATATCCCGGAAATCTCTTTTCACACCTCATGATTCCATTACTGTCTGGGTTGTTGGTCGGCCCACGGGACCGTAAGAGGGCCTACGAAATCCCGAATTTGCATAAGGTCTTCGAAGACTATAACATTGAGCCTTATATCGTGTATCCCACACCAGAAGAAATACGTCAATCTCCAATGGGCTATCTGACTGGAGGTTGGTTTCATTTCCACTGGCTAAGAAATCAGGCTACCAAGACTGTCTATAacactttgaagaagtggGGAGTTTTGCACAAGCAGCAGCCGCAAGATTGCCCCAGGAGAGGCCGCACCCCGTCACACACCAAGTTTTACATGAAATCAACAACTCTTCTCGATAACCAGGCGCCATTCAGCGAAGTTGATTGGTTTTTATTCACAACTGCAAACCTGAGCCTTAACGCATGGGGCACCACTACGCGTAAACCGCAAAATTACGAAGTTGGTGTGCTTTTCAAATCTCAGGATAGGCGCCGCATCACCGTCAAAAGCGTGTCTGATCTTGTGTACAGCAAATTTCGTAGCACAGGGCAGATCCTTGGCTCCTCAAAAGTTCACTCCAATGCGAATATTTGCGTCATGGTTCCCTTTGACATCAATCCCGTGCCCTATCAACCGGGAGACGATGCCTTTTGCGTCTCGAGGAGCTATGAAGCACCTGACATACATGGTAAACTCCATCAAGCTCAGAATTGAGCTGTCACCTCACGTGAACGGAGTCACTCCTTTGGTGTACCTTGATTACAAGAAATTTTAAGTTTACCCAGTGCAAACGTTTAAAAAGGGGAAAGGTCAAATCCCTCAAAGATCTCCCAGGAGTCTATTCCCGCCCTACATCAACCTAAATAATGACACAAGACACTAGAGGGGTTGCGTCGTTCAAcgagagcttcaaagtcacTGATAATGTCGCGCTGGTGGTACCTGAGACTGGTACTCAGGTTACTTACCGTGACTTATCACATATGACCGGTCactttcaaactctttttcaGTCTCCAGACTCCCCTTTGTACAAATTGATTGGAAGACAATCTGCGATTGCCATCTCGATGGCGAACGGGCTGGAGTTTGTCACAGCATTCCTGGGTATTACCACTGATTCGAAGATAGCCGCGCCTTTAAATCCCAATTACAAAGCCGAGGAGCTCAACTTTTATCTCAATGACCTAAAGACCAAAGTCATATGCGTTCCACAAGGAACAGTTCAGGCAGGCTCAAATGCAGAAATCCTGAAGTCGGCGTCCAAGTTTGGGTGTTTCATCGTGGAGTTGTACTTCGACAAAGAGAGATTTCGTGTGGAGTACGATGTTTACTCGCCACAGGAGAGCTACAAGAGAAAGGTGTACTCTTCAATTAATCATGCCGTGTTCCACAATCACAGCGACAAATTTCCCGGTTTTGCTCGCTCCTCGGACGTCGCGCTCATCTTGCACACCAGTGGCACAACTTCTGCCCCCAAAACCGTGCCCTTACTTCATCTAAACATTGCCAGAAGTATGCGTAACATCGCTGCTACCTACAAGCTGTCACCTGCGGATCGCTCTTACGTGGTCATGCCCCTATTTCATGTGCACGGCTTAATCGGAGTGCTTCTGTCCACTTTCTGGGCGCAAGGCTCGGTTGTTGTGCCCCCACGGTTCAGcgtcaagaagttttggaatGACTTTATCACGTGGAATTGCAACTGGTTTAGTTGCGTACCAACGATCAGCATGATTATGCTCAACTCCCCTAAACCCAACCCACTCCCTCATATTCGCTTCATAAGATCCTGTTCGTCTGCACTTGCGCCATCAACATTTGCTAAGTTGGAAAGCGAGTTCCAGGCCCCTGTTCTGGAAGCTTACGCCATGACCGAAGCGTCGCACCAAATGACATCCAACAACCTCCCACCTGGAAAGAGGAAGCCTGGCACTGTTGGTCAACCACAAGGTGTAGAGGTCTTCATTCTTGACGACAAAGACAATGTCCTGCCTCAAGGGCAGCAAGGAGAAGTCTCGATCCGGGGTGAGAATGTGACGCTAGGATATGCGCACAATGAGAAAGCTAACCGCGAGAATTTCACCAAGCGCGAAAACTATTTCCGCACCGGTGATCAGGGTTATTTCGACCCAGAGGGATTCTTGGTGCTCACCGGCCGTATTAAGGAGCTAATTAACCGCGGTGGTGAGAAAATATCTCCTATTGAGCTGGACGGCGTTATGCTGTCACACCCCAAGGTTGATGAGGCCGTGGCCTTCGGTGTTTCAGATGAAAAGTACGGACAAATAGTCAATGCTGCTGTGGTACTCAAGCTTGGGCAGAAACTTGACTACAAAGAGCTTACCGACTACATGCGCAGTAAAGTtgcatctttcaaagttcctACCAAGATCTTCTTTGTGGACAAGCTGCCCAAGACTGCCACAGGCAAGATTCAACGTCGCATAATCGCCGAAGTGTTTGCTGGGAAGAGCAAACTATAAAGAACACCGATACATGCTATTTTTCGCAAACACTTGGACTGACCACACGTCGCTCGAACGTGCGAGCGGCTGAAGACATTGTAACCCCCCTGCGCCCGGAGATTAACATCTGTTAAATCTCGGCCTTGACCAATCCCGACGCTTTCTTGAATCGTAATGCGTGACTaatttgtttttttcagaTTTTTAGTTATATAAACTAGGCCCCACTCGACAAGGGTGGTGCTCCTGGGGACAATCATAAGTTGGTAACCAAAGGAAAGGAGGTGCAAAACAAACGAGATCTCTCTTAATCGAAAGTTAGAATGGCTTTCAGACTCTCTACAGGTGTATTCGGCGGTGTGAGACAGGCTTTTTTAAGCGGTCGCGCTGGAGCAGCCGCACCATTGGCCAGAAGAATGGCGTCCACCAAGACAATGACAGTTAGAGACGCTTTGAACAGCGCTATGGCTGAGGAAATGGACCGTGACGATGACGTGTTCATTATCGGTGAAGAGGTTGCACAGTACAACGGCGCATACAAGGTCACGAAGGGCCTCCTTGACCGCTTCGGCGAACGCCGTGTTGTCGATACTCCAATTACAGAAATGGGGTTCACAGGTCTTTCTGTGGGTGCCGCTTTGAAGGGCCTCAAGCCTATTGTTGAATTCATgtctttcaacttttccatGCAGGCCATCGACCAAGTCGTCAACTCTGCCGCTAAGACTTATTACATGTCTGGTGGTACACAGAAGTGTCAAATCGTGTTCAGAGGTCCTAACggtgctgctgttggtgtGGGTGCCCAGCACTCCCAAGATTTTTCTGCCTGGTATGGTTCTATTCCTGGTATGAAGGTGCTGGTTCCTTACTCTGCTGAGGATGCCAGAGGTTTGTTGAAGGCTGCCATCAGAGACCCCAACCCAGTGGTGTTCTTGGAAAACGAACTGTTGTATGGTGAATCTTTCGAAGTTTCCGAGGAGGCCCTGTCCACCGACTTCACCTTACCTTACACTGCTAAGGTTGAAAGAGAAGGGACCGACATTTCGATTATCACCTACACTAGGAACGTTCAATTCTCGTTACAGGCTGCTGAAATCCTTGACAAGCAGTACGGTGTCTCTGCTGAAGTTATCAACTTGCGTGCTATTAGACCTATGGATGTTAACGCCATCATCAAGActgtcaagaagaccaaCCACCTCATCACTGTTGAGTCCACTTTCCCTAACTTTGGTGTTGGTTCTGAGATTGTCGCTCAGATCATGGAGTCTGAGGCTTTCGACTACTTGGATGCCCCAGTTAAGAGAGTCACTGGTGCTGATGTTCCAACTCCTTACGCCaaggagctggaagacTTCGCTTTCCCAGACCCTGACGTTATTGTCAATGCTGTCAAGAGCGTGCTATCAATTGAGTAAATGACGCTGTCTTTTTGACTGTTAtgtgctttttttttgacgcCGCCTTATCAACTAGTTTTTTGTCCTATGCCCTTTGTCCAGAACACCGAAACTCGTCTGGATGCTGATATCATATCAGTTTTCAGAAGAGAGATCCCAAAACCGCTCCTTTCCCTTTTCCTTTGAGTTCACGCCCCAAGCCAGTTGTCCCTTTATTCACCTCATCGTTTTGGAGAGAGCGATGAGTCCCTGTTAAAGGTTCGCTGGCTTGGGAACCACAGCACCTCAGCCAACCTCACACGATTCAAGGAGAGAGGGATCGTGTGCAGTTTGCTGAACAACAATGTACTCCACTTCACGTTTACAGGTTTCATTCCTCAGATAGAGAGAATCGGAGGATATAACAGTGTACGGGATGCGTCGCTCGATCAATTGTTTTCGCGAAAACAATTCAGGGCGATGGAGCTACATTGCATATATATTTTTATGTATAATCACTTACGATGTCAATACAACGTTTGAGTTGATTGTTCAACGAGGGCAGTTTGATACAAGCTAGGAGATAGCGTCAGCCTTGCGAGGACATTACCTTTGATAATGAGTGGGGTGCCGCATCAGCTAGCGAGGCATGACTacaaagcttttttcttgCTGGTTGTTCTCTACTTCTTGCAAGGTATACCTGTTGGATTAGCTTTTGGCACGGTGCCGTTCTTGCTGAAGTCGGGAGCAAGGGAGACGACTTTTACGCAGCTAGGCGTCTTTGCGCTGGCCACATATCCTTACTCGCTCAAGATTATCTGGTCCCCAATTGTGGATTCAATTTACAGCAAAAAGACTGGACGTCGGCGCTCGTGGATCATACCTGTCCAGCTGGCTAGCGGTATCATCCTGTGGGCCATAGGGTTTTGCGTGTCAAACAATTTAGTATTTGCCGGCATTGATGATTCTTACAGTACGGGCAACGCGCCGGTCAAACAAGGAGTGCGGCCTACAGACATCACTACCTTAACTatttgctttcttcttctggtgtTCTTGTGCGCTACACAGGACATTGCAGTTGACGGCTGGGCACTAGAAATACTTTCAAAACAGTCCTTGTCCTATGCATCCACTGCGCAGACTGTGGGACTCAATACGGGCTACTTTTTATCATTTACaatctttttgactttcaaTTCAAGTGATTTCATGAACAGGTATATCAGAAGTGAACCACTAGAATATGGATTGATAAGTTTTGGTGGTTACTTGAAGTTCGCGGGAACTGTTTATCTAGCGGTTACCTTCTACATCATGTTCTTTACCAACGAGCGCCCCAGCAATTGTTCAGTTCTACCTTCCACAGCAAAAAAGAGTGACGAAAAACAAGTAATCGATTATAACGTCGAGACAGGCGCTTCAAGCATCAGCCTTAAAAATGTTTATttgcttttcttcaaggttcTGAAATTGCCAAGTGTGCGTTCTCTCATGCTTATTCACCTTGTCTCAAAATTCGCCTTTCAATGCAACGAGGGTGCCACAAATctcaagcttctcgaaAGAGGTTTTAAAAGAGAGGACTTAGCCGTCACTGTGCTTGTAGACTTTCCGTTCGAAATCATCTTCGGATACTATGTGGCAAAGTGGAGCAGTAGTGCAACGTTCGGCCCAAGGAAATTTGAGCGttcaaacttttttgcTAGAATGCTGGTCGGTGAGGCTGGTATCCTCACACCATGGCTTTGGGGATTTTTAGGCCGGTTGCTCTCAGCTTTTCTGGCAGGTATTTTAGTAGCCAAGTTTCCTTCCGACGGAATAGTAACGCGGAGTTATTTTTTGATGGTTatatttcaacatcttctAGGCTCATTCATGACAACCGTCCAATTCGTTGCCATATGCGCGTTTCATACCAGAATCGCCGATTCGGCCATTGGGGGGACCTACATGACGCTACTGAACACTTTTAGCAATCTGGGAGGAACGTGGCCCAGGCTTTTGGTTATGACGATGATCGACCGTCTAACAAAACACGAATGCGTAGGGACCGGAGCACAGCCACTTGACGCTACCGACGAAGGGCTTTGTAAAGCCGCTGGCGGAACTTGGATGATAGTCCGAGACGGATACTTTGTCTCGAACTTCTGCTGTATCACAGTAGGGATTGTGCTGTACTTTACCTTCATTAGAAAGAGGGCGCAAAGACTTCAGCTATTGCCTGAGAGCGCATGGCACTGTTCTTAATATTCACAAGTACTTAAACTAATTTCCAGTATACGAACCCCGCTACAATGTATGCGCATAGAAGCCCGCTCAGCTGCTCCCACAATGTGTGAAAGGCAATTGTAGTTATCAGCAAGCTCCACCACCACAGGAAAGTAAATAGTACCAGTAGGACAACTGGATTTTCCCAAACGATAAACTTCGCTGTAGCTCCAAACAGCTGAGTAAGGTGCTGGCTTATATCGAGTGGTATTAAACCTAGCTGCTTGAATaattgcttctttgttgctGGCGGGTGTGCGACAAGATTCCACAGCCCTCCTAGTGTTAAAACGCTAGTACCATGCTCTCTGAGCTGCTGCCAGTATTTATTATGGGTCTTCAGTACTCTGAGCGCTCTTTTGCCGATAGCTTGTAATTCCCCGAGCAGAAACATACACATTAAAGTGATGAGAAATATGTGACCGCTGGGATCATGCCCACCAATCCAGTAACCTCCCATAGACCTGCACAGGTTAGAGGAGTTTATTTTCTTCCAGGAGTGAAGAGCAGAGTCGATGAGGCTGTTAAGCTGGCTTGGTGTCACATCTTCCCCGCGCAAGTGGCCCTTTCCCTCGGAGATCCAATACTCAATCTCTGAGACTGCATTTTGCAGCAGCGATGGAGGGTTCTGAGCACCTTTTTTCAACGCGTTGTACAGCTTCTGGAGGCTGCTCTGACGCCTGGAAAATGTGTCGTGAAATTTTTCGTTAATGCCCCAGGTGGGTGAGTCTGACAAGTCGAAGACCTCGAAGCTGCATCGCCCGCCCGTCGCTGTGAATACCAAGTCCATGAGAGGCGCCGCCTCTGACCACAGCGACTGTGTGAACACGAACCACCACACGGTCAGAATCGCGTAGCGCAGCAGCGTTCGTTTCCATGTTCCACGAGGTCCAAATCCACCGTACCGGATCATGCACCACCACCCGACCAAACTTGTCCAGAACCAACCCTGTTTGACGAAATATGTATTGAGCCACCCATCCTTATCGACCTCGAGATGTACCCTAAACGATACTAACTGTCCTACCAGTAGCGTCAGAGGGCATAACGAGAACAGAAAGATCTTATACAGAGAAAGCTCCATTGGTTCTCAAAAGTGTTGCTCGAAGATCAAGTGGTGTCCTTTAGATTCTATGATGACAGCGATGCCGCCTTCGCTTTGATTGTTTTGTACGAAAATTAAATTAGCgacttgttgagcttccCATGAAAACGTGAATGGAAAGATCGAAGAGCTCGGTCGACGCGAAGTGAAAAGCAGGAGCTGCCCGAGAAGACCTGCTATTCGGAGTACATGCCTGTGGTTGAGAGGCGCTAGTACATATAAAGAGAACAGGTATATCAAGCATGGAAGACGGTGGCATTCCGGAGAACAATGGCGTAGAACAACCTGTGCCCGAAGACATTCCGCCCACGCGGTTCGAGGTCGAGCTGGAGTTCGTACAGTGCCTCGCAAATGTGCCGTATGTAATCTTCCTGCTAAGTCAGCAGCATATATGGAGGGACCCAAAGTTCAGGGCATATCTCAAGTACCTTGAATACTGGTGCAAACCGCCGTACGCGCAGTGCATCGTATACCCCAACTGTCTCTTCATGCTGAAGCTCCTCAACGGGTTCATGGAGGCCGCAGAGGTCAACGAGGACGGGCTGCTGGAAGGCCTCGAAGACCTGCCGAAGGTGCTGCAGAGCCAGGGCGCGCAGTGGATGAACGAGATGGTCGAGCGGTGGAGCTCGTGACCTGGCACGGGATGCCAATCGCCCGTCCTTCGGTAGCCTGAACCCTACATAATTACATTTTAAAAAACACGGCCTATACACTACCATCCCATACCTGCCTTCGCCACTCGCTTCCCGCCATGTATTTCCAACACGCGAATCACAGTCCCGAAACCTTGCGGATCACTGACCCGGCAGATCACTGGCGCACACGACTACTTCCACCGACCTTGGGCTAGTTTTTCCATTGCACGTGCTAGCTATCTTATCGAAAAGCTGACATTGGCAAGCGGGCTTCCAATTCCGCAATTTTAAGAGCCCATCGTTCGCTTCGTCTTTCCGACGCCGGTTTTGGTGCTCGTCACATCATGTGACTTGAAAACTCTTCCAAACTCAAGATCAGGTGGCTTTGTGTGACCTCAACATGAGTCATGTTGGCATGACCATGGTCATATAGATCCGGGGATATGATTGGCTGAAGCAAACTATCACTGAAGACGAAATATCGACCTTGGAAGTATATAAGGAATGGGGATGGAGAACAAGGGAACCGCGGCTCTTGGCCTTTCTTATGAAAGATGGGCGCCTAAAAGTTCATAGAGCAGTTATAGTACGAGACCAACCGTCTTTCAAGAGGGATCAATTAGTTCTTTGTGGCTCGTCTCCGGAAAATATTTTACACGCAGCTAAGTAACGCTCGCAACACACTAGCAAAATGTCCAAACTGGCAGGACTGAGAGACAGCTCGAACCTACTAGGtgagaaaaacaagcttctGGTTGCCAACAGAGGTGAGATTCCCATCAGAATCTTCCGTTCGGCGCATGAGCTGTCAATGAAGACGGTCGCTATCTACTCGCACGAGGACAGACTGTCGATGCACAGACTCAAGGCAGACGAGGCGTACATGATCGGCAAAGAAGGCAAGTACACGCCCGTGGGCGCGTACCTGGCAATCGAcgagatcttgaagatcGCCAAAGAGCACAACGTGGACTTCATCCACCCGGGGTACGGGTTTTTGTCTGAGAACTCGGAGTTCGCGCAGAAAGTCGAGGCTGCAGGGATCACGTGGATCGGCCCTTCGGCAGA
Encoded proteins:
- the TDP1 gene encoding tyrosyl-DNA phosphodiesterase 1 (similar to uniprot|P38319 Saccharomyces cerevisiae YBR223C TDP1 Tyrosine-DNA Phosphodiesterase) yields the protein MSGTEAESAARKRVRERWCQVEYNTKREEQADEVVPKRAKIGGTPEVIDLTSDQEDTTSWEASETDIPVLGEAPTNGESSSGATREHGRVNYPFKLVRSEFYDEGHVSEHFITLQEIFSESKLTRAWLFSFQYELDFILPMFNESTQITIIAQKGTILPPTRISSKTSKILSKMKTIELQMPPFACHHSKMIVNEYRDGSCCIYIPSNNFTHAETNLPQQIVWCSPRLRRCSEAVKESEFRKSLVKYLNAYPVSLKPLIEFLGTLDFTSLDQLGVEFIFSCPKPFESILSGIPLLHKALSSRQHAAGGNTGRERHRYLSQVSTIGAPLKTGLEYPGNLFSHLMIPLLSGLLVGPRDRKRAYEIPNLHKVFEDYNIEPYIVYPTPEEIRQSPMGYLTGGWFHFHWLRNQATKTVYNTLKKWGVLHKQQPQDCPRRGRTPSHTKFYMKSTTLLDNQAPFSEVDWFLFTTANLSLNAWGTTTRKPQNYEVGVLFKSQDRRRITVKSVSDLVYSKFRSTGQILGSSKVHSNANICVMVPFDINPVPYQPGDDAFCVSRSYEAPDIHGKLHQAQN
- the SCS3 gene encoding Scs3p (weakly similar to uniprot|P53012 Saccharomyces cerevisiae YGL126W SCS3 Protein required for inositol prototrophy) codes for the protein MELSLYKIFLFSLCPLTLLVGQLVSFRVHLEVDKDGWLNTYFVKQGWFWTSLVGWWCMIRYGGFGPRGTWKRTLLRYAILTVWWFVFTQSLWSEAAPLMDLVFTATGGRCSFEVFDLSDSPTWGINEKFHDTFSRRQSSLQKLYNALKKGAQNPPSLLQNAVSEIEYWISEGKGHLRGEDVTPSQLNSLIDSALHSWKKINSSNLCRSMGGYWIGGHDPSGHIFLITLMCMFLLGELQAIGKRALRVLKTHNKYWQQLREHGTSVLTLGGLWNLVAHPPATKKQLFKQLGLIPLDISQHLTQLFGATAKFIVWENPVVLLVLFTFLWWWSLLITTIAFHTLWEQLSGLLCAYIVAGFVYWKLV
- the SOH1 gene encoding mediator complex subunit SOH1 (similar to uniprot|P38633 Saccharomyces cerevisiae YGL127C SOH1 Subunit of the RNA polymerase II mediator complex), encoding MEDGGIPENNGVEQPVPEDIPPTRFEVELEFVQCLANVPYVIFLLSQQHIWRDPKFRAYLKYLEYWCKPPYAQCIVYPNCLFMLKLLNGFMEAAEVNEDGLLEGLEDLPKVLQSQGAQWMNEMVERWSS
- a CDS encoding uncharacterized protein (similar to uniprot|P38318 Saccharomyces cerevisiae YBR220C Hypothetical ORF) produces the protein MSGVPHQLARHDYKAFFLLVVLYFLQGIPVGLAFGTVPFLLKSGARETTFTQLGVFALATYPYSLKIIWSPIVDSIYSKKTGRRRSWIIPVQLASGIILWAIGFCVSNNLVFAGIDDSYSTGNAPVKQGVRPTDITTLTICFLLLVFLCATQDIAVDGWALEILSKQSLSYASTAQTVGLNTGYFLSFTIFLTFNSSDFMNRYIRSEPLEYGLISFGGYLKFAGTVYLAVTFYIMFFTNERPSNCSVLPSTAKKSDEKQVIDYNVETGASSISLKNVYLLFFKVLKLPSVRSLMLIHLVSKFAFQCNEGATNLKLLERGFKREDLAVTVLVDFPFEIIFGYYVAKWSSSATFGPRKFERSNFFARMLVGEAGILTPWLWGFLGRLLSAFLAGILVAKFPSDGIVTRSYFLMVIFQHLLGSFMTTVQFVAICAFHTRIADSAIGGTYMTLLNTFSNLGGTWPRLLVMTMIDRLTKHECVGTGAQPLDATDEGLCKAAGGTWMIVRDGYFVSNFCCITVGIVLYFTFIRKRAQRLQLLPESAWHCS
- the PDB1 gene encoding pyruvate dehydrogenase (acetyl-transferring) subunit E1 beta (highly similar to uniprot|P32473 Saccharomyces cerevisiae YBR221C PDB1 E1 beta subunit of the pyruvate dehydrogenase (PDH) complex which is an evolutionarily-conserved multi-protein complex found in mitochondria), with protein sequence MAFRLSTGVFGGVRQAFLSGRAGAAAPLARRMASTKTMTVRDALNSAMAEEMDRDDDVFIIGEEVAQYNGAYKVTKGLLDRFGERRVVDTPITEMGFTGLSVGAALKGLKPIVEFMSFNFSMQAIDQVVNSAAKTYYMSGGTQKCQIVFRGPNGAAVGVGAQHSQDFSAWYGSIPGMKVLVPYSAEDARGLLKAAIRDPNPVVFLENELLYGESFEVSEEALSTDFTLPYTAKVEREGTDISIITYTRNVQFSLQAAEILDKQYGVSAEVINLRAIRPMDVNAIIKTVKKTNHLITVESTFPNFGVGSEIVAQIMESEAFDYLDAPVKRVTGADVPTPYAKELEDFAFPDPDVIVNAVKSVLSIE
- the PCS60 gene encoding Pcs60p (highly similar to uniprot|P38137 Saccharomyces cerevisiae YBR222C PCS60) is translated as MTQDTRGVASFNESFKVTDNVALVVPETGTQVTYRDLSHMTGHFQTLFQSPDSPLYKLIGRQSAIAISMANGLEFVTAFLGITTDSKIAAPLNPNYKAEELNFYLNDLKTKVICVPQGTVQAGSNAEILKSASKFGCFIVELYFDKERFRVEYDVYSPQESYKRKVYSSINHAVFHNHSDKFPGFARSSDVALILHTSGTTSAPKTVPLLHLNIARSMRNIAATYKLSPADRSYVVMPLFHVHGLIGVLLSTFWAQGSVVVPPRFSVKKFWNDFITWNCNWFSCVPTISMIMLNSPKPNPLPHIRFIRSCSSALAPSTFAKLESEFQAPVLEAYAMTEASHQMTSNNLPPGKRKPGTVGQPQGVEVFILDDKDNVLPQGQQGEVSIRGENVTLGYAHNEKANRENFTKRENYFRTGDQGYFDPEGFLVLTGRIKELINRGGEKISPIELDGVMLSHPKVDEAVAFGVSDEKYGQIVNAAVVLKLGQKLDYKELTDYMRSKVASFKVPTKIFFVDKLPKTATGKIQRRIIAEVFAGKSKL